The DNA segment ATTACTAGAAGCCAGGGGCCGTTAGCGAGGAGACTATATGATAGAAAACGACCGATAAGTCTAAGTTTAGTATCTTTTCTTTTAGCAGAGGGCAGTGTTTTAATGTCGGCTTCCATTAAATTCACCTTGAATTTTGTAGTTTAACAATATATTTAATATAAGTTTTATATTAAGAATATGACAATAAATATAATAAAGTTTTGCGCCTAAACGTGATTAAAGGTGAATTAAATTGAAAAATCTCAGAGTGTGCATAGTCACCGAGGGAACTTACCCTTATGTTATCGGGGGGGTAAGCTCCTGGGTTCACAGATTAATAACTCAACTAAAACATATTAAATTCGACATCCTCGCTATCGTCCCACCGGGAGAATTAAAGGAAAAATATCAGATCCCCCAAAATATTGAAAACATTTACAGTATACCTATATCGGATGAACAAAAGTTTACTCAACCACAGTTTAAAAAAGGCGAATACTATGAGAAATATATTAGAGCCGTGAAATGGCTTCACCAGTATTTTAACGAAGAGGATTTTAACAACGCTTCAGAATACCTTGTGAAACTTCATACACTACTAGAAAATGAGAAACCCAGGTTCTGGGCTAGTAAACCTGGCTGGGAGTATTTAAGAGAACAATACTATAAAAGAAAAGATTCGCCTTCAATGATTGAATGGATACTAGCTTGGAAGGATACGCATATACCCATGCTGAATCTGATATCCAGCCGCATACCTGAAGCAGATATTTACCATGGAACTAACAGCGGATACGCTGGTCTTCTAGCCGTTATAGGCGGTTTAAAATATAATAAACCATCTATCATCACAGATCACGGGATATTTCTAAGAGAAAGGTTAATGGAGTTAACTAAAGCGAAAGTTAAAGGTTTAGCTGAAGAAATGTGGCTTGATGTTTTAACAGGCTTAACTAGATTCATATACTTGAACTGTAATCTTGTAACCTCTGTTTGCAATTACAACGTTAACTGGGTTACTGAGAAACTTAAAATACCTAAAGATAAATTCAAGGTAATCTATAACGGAGTTGACCCTGAGAGATTGAAACCTGTGGAAGTACCTAAACCCCCTTACAGAGTGGTTGGTAATATAAGCCGCATCCACCCGATTAAAGACATTAAAATGTTCATTAAAGCTGCAGATTTAGTTTTAAAAAAAGAGGGAAACGTGAAATTTTTTGTAGTTGGGCCTGTAGACGATCAGAAATATTATAAAGAATGCGTGAACCTGATTAAAAAACTAGGGTTAACTGAAAACTTTATTTTCACAGGCAGCCGTGGAGAAGACATATTATACTGGTACAATCTATTCGACATATTCGTATTATCAAGTATCTCTGAAGGTTTCCCGATGTCAACTATCGAGGCGATGGCTTGCGGCACACCTGTAATAGTCACAGATGTTGGTGGAGCTGCTGAACCGGTTGAAGGCTGCGGTTACGTGGTGCCCTCAGGAGACTTCGAACAGTTAGCGCAGCGAATACTTGAAATACTCCAAAACAAAGAGCTAGCGGAGAGGTTCTCTGAAAACGCTAGGAGAAAAGTTGTAGAACAGTTCTCTCTACAAAAAATAATGGAGGAATATGATAAAGTATATCAGCAGATTGCTAAAGTAAACTATCAGCCTACAGAGGAGAGTCAGCTATCCAGTTCAATAAGTTAAAGGTTAGAAAAATCCAGTTACCTACTTCAATATAATCAATTAGAATCAATATAGAATTATCTCCGTAAAGGAGAACCTTCATTGGGAGAAAGAAAAATTAAGGTCGACGTTAAATATATTAAAAATATTAGGGGAGGGGTTTAAACTGAAACCCCCTCGTCAGGTTTAAACATAGGCTCAAGCGGGCTGGTTGTTTTAGACTCGATTTTCTTAGCTAGCTTCTCTTTTTTAGGTAGAATGTAACCTCCGATCTTACCGCCTATGGCGCCTATAATCAACGCTATGAGAACGTTTATGATAAGAGCTGTTAGAATAGGTTGAATCACGCTGCTTATTAGAGTTGGAATGTCGAAGCCTCCTCCGAAACCTGAGAGTATGAAAGTGATCAGTGAGTCAACTAATCCACCTATTACAGGAGCGCTTAAAACAGCGACTATATCAACGCCTGGGGGAGGGCTTGTTATAAGAGACATTAATTGAGCCTGAACCGTAGGATTAGTCATCACTGTGAAGACGCTTAAAACACCAAATCCTACTATTAATAGAAAACCGAAGAAGAGAGTTGAAATAGCTACAGCTAAACCCCCTTTACCTGTGCCGGCGATTAAACCACCGACTAAAGCGGCGCCTATTAGAATCGATATATGAACCATATCGTTATATGGCCCTAGAAGCGCGTAAAGCTCCGTTAAAATAACTGTTAAGTTTAATCCGAAAACAGGGTTAAACCATGTGATAAGCATAGCGTAACCTTCTGGTAGAAACATTAGCGTTAAACCGAAAATCATCGCCATTGATACAATCCAGCCTAATAGCTTACTACCCGTATACACACCTCCAATTTAAAATACTCTGCTAAGGGGTAACAAATATTAAGATAATATTTATAATCAAAGATAGATATAATTATATCTAAAAATGTTAAGAAAAAGTTTTTAGATTTCAGGATTCAGCCATCAGCTTATTAATAGCTTCTATTATAGCCTCCACACCTGCGATAACAATGTCTTCACTAGACCCTCTAGAAGTAAAGCTTCTCTTCTTCTCATCTTCTATTGTTACAATTGTCTCAGCTACAGCTTGAGTACCCCCTGTTATAGCTTCAAGCCTAAACTCTTTAAGCTTGAATGGCGCAACCTCTTCGCTAGCGTTTCTTATAGCGTTTATAGCGGCGTCTATAGGCCCTACACCGTTAGCGGCGACTATAACCGGTTTACCTCCTATATGAAGTTTAACTGTGGCCGTCGGGTTTATTTTATTACCTGTAACGACTAATATATCCTCTAGCTTAATCTTTTTCATATGAGGCGGTAGGCTTTGAATCACTGATCTAGCTATTGAGCTAATATCAGCCTCTGTAACAGTTATCCCTTTATCTCCAAGCATTTTTATTTTTTCAACGATGAGCTTCAACTGTTCAGGCGTGTATTTGAAACCTAGATTCTCTAATATTTTACCTATCCCATGTGCACCACTCTGTTTACCAGCTAAAATCCGGCTTTTAGCTCCAATATCCTCTGGTGAAATAGGCTCATACGTCATCGGCGATTCTATAACACCGTGAGCGTGGATTCCGCTTTCATGTGAGAATGCGTTAGCTCCTACAACAGCTTTATTAGGAGCTAAAGGTACACCTGTCAACCTCATTATTTTTTGGGATGTTTCATAAATCTTTGAGTAATCTAAGTTAAGCTTCACACCGTACATGTATTTTAAAGCTACTGCCACTTCTTCAAGAGCGGCGTTACCCGCTCTCTCACCTAAACCATTAACGCAGCAGTGAGGTTGAATAGCCCCCTCCTCTATTCCTGCTAAAGTATTCGCTACAGCCAGACCCATATCGTTGTGACAGTGAACGGAGATATTAGCCTTAGTTATGGTTCTAACCTCGCTTACTATTTTTTTCATAGCTATCGGGATTGCGACGCCTACAGTGTCAGGGATGTCTAGATATGAGGCGCCGGCTTCAGTAACCTTGGTGAAAACTTCTTTTAAAAATTCTAGTCTAGTTCTCGTAGCGTCTTCGGCTGAAAACTCGACTTCAATACCGTGATCTTTAATATATTCTACAGCCCAAACAGCTTTCTCAAGGACTTGAGAAGGCTCCATGTGCAGCTTATACTTCATGTGAATCTCACTGGTGGCGATAAATGTGTGAATCCTGGATACGCCGCAGTCGATAGCTTTATCTATATCCTCTTTTTTAGTTCTGGCTAAAGCGCAGATCTTAGCTTTAAGTCCCTCGTTAGCAATTTTTTGAACGGCTTTAGCTTCACCTTCACTAGCTATTGGAAAACCAGCTTCAATCACGTCGACTCTAAGCTCATCTAGAAGATGCGCGATCTCAATTTTCTCATCGATGGTTAAAGCGACACCGGGTGTTTGCTCACCGTCTCTTAACGTGGTATCAAAAATATAGACTTTTTCAGGTAAATTATTAAACGAGAAAGGTATTCCTCCACGCCAACACTAACACCTACCGTTACAACACCTTTAAAGAAGGTGTCTGAAACCCTATATTAATATTATTATTCAACAGCTATTATATAATCGGATAAGATGAGAGGGGCATTTATTCTTACAATCTGTGGAGCCGAAACCTGGCACAGGGCTCCCTTTTAAAAGTATTTTTTTAACAAGTTCACACTCTGTTAAATCCTCATCTTCAATAATACATACTCCTCTAAGTTCAACATGTCTTGAAGAAAGCAAATAGTCTACATGCCAGCGTAGTCTTTTAACTAAACGGAGATGTCTTACCACCCTACTTAATAGCTCACCGCTATTACCTTCACCTTTACCTGAACCAACGTAAACGTAAAAACCTTTCTTAAAACTGATATAGCCTAATGACCCTATTTTAATATTAAAACTTTCGCGCACATATATTAAAAGATAATATACCCCTCTCACAATACTACCTTCCAAGAATTAAAAGATTTTTTAAAAATATAAAACATAGAAAATAAAAATTTTAAGCCTAAACTAAACCTAGTTAAGCGAATTATTCAAATCTATCTTAAAATAGATGTTCAAAAATATAAGGTACTTCATAATTTCAGTATACACTAAAATTTATATTTTATAACTTTTAATTGTCTTTGAAATAGTTCAGTTAAATTTTTCAAGATCTATAAGTAGAAATGCGTAGATGTGAAGGGAGCTGACCTTTAACTATTTTAGCCGTGGGTAAAGTTAAAAATAGTATCGGATGCTATTGTAACTGTTTAGCTATCAGTTTATAATCATGATGCCAAATCAGTATAAGAAAAGGAGGGATAGCGATAATCCATAACATTTACATATTAGACACATACGGTATTCCGATAGTGACGCGCATTTACGGTGTGATAAAAGTAGATCCAACTCTAATCTCAGGGTATATCAGCGCTCAAAACTCTTTTTTTAAAGAGATCACCGGTCAAGACTTAGAAATGTTCACTACTAAAGACTATAGTTTCTGGCTTAGAAGAGTTGGAAGGTTTCTAATAGTAATAGTGAGCAGTAAAGACGAGGAGCAGAAAATAATGAAGTGGAAGCTTTCCCAAATACAGTTAGCTTTCATCATGAATCTTGAAAAAGATTCTTTGAACACTATTATAGACGCTGTAGCGCTTAACTCGCTGAAATACGCTTTAGAAAAAACTAAGCTCGAAGACTTAGCCACTATAATAGAACATCTGCTTTTAAACAACGCTATTATAGTTTTCGGCGAGCTTAGAGAGGAGGTCACTAAGTATATTTACACGCTTCTTGCGATTTCACCCTTCTTTAAAGAAACATATTTCTATGAGGATAAAAGCATCTTCTCAGAGGGTGCGATAATCGGTTCCACTAACTCTGATATTAAAAATATTTTAAAAAATATAAGAGCAGTCTACTATGATCTTGAAAGAAACCTTGTTGAATACAGTAATCTAAGCGAGGAGTTGAATAAACCAGCTTTAAAGGATTTCATCACCGGTGTAATATTAAAATGTAGAGAAATGGATGAGGCTGCAGGTATAGATTTTATTAGAAACAGTTTAAGAAGAATAATTAGAGGAAAGAATAATGTTAAAGATTTATGTCTCAAGATAAGAAAAATAAAATTCGAGGATATTTTAAAAAATTTAAAAATCACAGAGGGGGAGCTTCAAGCTATTGTGGAGCTGCTGCAAGCTGATTTAAAAAATATTATAGTTGAAGATAGTGTTATTTACTACCAAGATTAAATATATTATTAAACGGTGAAAATATAAATGGATGAATTCAAAATTAAACAATTATTGAAAGTTGATTCTGAAACGTTAAAAAATCCTATAGCCATAGTCGGGATGCCTGGTATAGCGAATGTAGGTAAAAATGTTGTTTTAACATGTGTTGAATATTTGAAAGCTGAGAAGATTTTAGAAATATTCTTCCCAGATTTCCCAGCTCAGGTCCTGGTAGATGCTAATTCAACATTGAGTATACCCTCAGCTACAGTGTACTATTATAAAGGAAGAGATGTTGAACGGGATCTATTCTTCTTAACAGGGGATTACCAGCCTTCAACAACTAAAGGAATATATGAATTCTCTGAGCGAGCCGCTAAAATATTCTATAATTTTAGAGTAAAGTTAATAATAGCAGCAGGTGCTTTCATGACGAATACTCAAGTTTTAACACCTAAAATTCATGTATCAGCAACTACCCCTGAGACCTTACGCTTATTTCTTTCATATAAAGACGCTGTTATAATGGATTACGGAACTATAAGTGGAGCTAACGGGTTAATACCTGTAATCGCTTACAAGAGATTTGGAATAGAGGGGGCTTGTCTGCTAGCTGATACAAACCCTTTAGGTATGATAGATCCTTTAGCTTCAAAAACTATTATAGAACTTCTCAACGAAGTGTTTAATTTAAATATTGATTTAAAAGGTTTACTAGCTCAAATCAAAAACATGGAGGAGATATTAGCGGAAATAAAAACCCAGTTCGCGCAGAGAAAACCGTCTGAAGATTTAACAAGACAATCATATATTAGCTGAAGGTTTTTCTAAATTACGCTTTACCAACAATTTTATAAAATATAGTTTTCTCTATACACATTATCATTCCATGGAAGGTATAAGCTTATGAGTTTACGATTTAAAGTTGAAAAATTAATCAAATTATATGAAAAGATTATAACGTCTTATAATAAGAGCCTCCCAAAATTTTTAGTTTCTGCAACACTCCAAGTAAAGGTTATAGATACAGGCGAATGCTTTAACATAGCTATAGGTGATAATCTTAGTGTGGAGGATGGTTGTTTAAGAGAGGGAGACGCGGTTTTATCAGGGGATTTCGAGAGCTTGAAGAGCGTTTTAGATAGTGGAAGCGGGTCTTCTTATATTAAGTTGGAGAAAGAGGGGCGTGTAAAGTTTCAAGCTTGTAATTTTAAAGGTAGAGCCCTCATTTCACAATTCAAGAAACTGATTAAATTTATGTAGTGGTATAACAAAATTAATAAGTAAGCTTGCATAAATTAATACGAGAGTGCTTGGATATGCCCTTAGGATTGGTTATCATAAAGTGGGATAATAAAATAGGTGGCATGGTGGAAGCTAGATATTTGCGAAGAGGTTGGATACCGCCAGCGCTACCTACAACACTTCTCTCTATGCATTTCCCAACGATGAAAGTAGATCAGAACGGCGTTGACTTCGTAAAAACGAAGATAGGCGCTCTCAGAGTGTTAAGTTATTTTACAGGTGTAAAAACTAAGAGAACGATAGCGCTGATACTTGAAGAATCTGAGAACCCAGATTTATACAAGGAGAAACTAATACAACTAGCTGAAAAAGTAAACAGCGAGATAGAAGATTACACGTGTAAACTACCAAAATATTACTCAGAGATTTTCGAAAAATAAAGTTTACTTAAAAATTTATTTTAGAGTAAAGCTCATATAAACTGTGAATAGTAAACTCAGATTTATCAATCTTTTCTAATCTATCCCGAATAATCCTGAAAGTTTTCACACCCGCTTTTAAACCAGCTTCTAAATCTATTTCAAGATCACCTATGAAAACAACTTCATCCCTTCTAAGACCGAGTTTTTTTAAACACCATAAAATACCTTGAGGCTCTGGTTTAGCGTAATCCTGGTTTTCAGTCCCTAAAATAATAATCGCGTTAAATAAACTTCTAAGATTAAAAACATCTAATTCAAGTTCAACAACCTTTCTAGAAGAGTTGCTTACTAATCCAAGTTTATAATTTAACGCTAACTTTTGTAAAACAGCTACATCTTCAAAAACTGTTATCACACCAGATTTTATTAATTGATATCGAAGATTGTAATCTTTTTCATCAAACACTCTCCAGAAAACTATAGGGTCACTCACACCCCACGCTTCAAGAAGCCGCCGATGTCTTCTCCCACTGCACCAAAACTCTTCTAAACTAATATTCTTCAAATCAACTCCAAGCTCGCTTAAAGTCTCTAAAAGAATTTTATTCAATAAAGATAAACCTGGACTTTTAACTAAAGTACCGTCTAAATCGAAAATTAACCCTTTAACAACCATAAGATTCGCACATCCCTTTTAAAAGTTTAACATTAAACGTGAAATTATCTAAGAATTTGATAAAATAATATTTTTTAAAACGATATAAAAATGAGAGTGAAGAATTAACTAAACTAGACTATCATCAGCGTAAATTATAATACGAGTGTTAGAATAGCATTAGCTAAACTCCCAACTATAACAGCGATTAGTATAGTTGCAGCTGGGATAATAAACACGTATTTTAATCCAAGCTCTCTTCCGATAACTGCGAATGTAGCGATGCATGGAATGTATAAACTAGTAACTAAGGCGAATACAATTAAATTAACCGGGGTTAAAACAGTTAATAGATTAGTTGTCCCTAACACCTCCATAAGCATAATAGCTGCTAACTCTTTTCTTAAAACTCCGAAGATGAATACAACACCTGTCACCGCCGGCAAACCAAGTAACATAACGGTCACCGGAGCAAATACACTGGAGATATATGCTAGCAGATTCAGGTAACTCAGTGTTCCTAAAATAACGCTGCCGATTATAATAAGAGGTAAAGCGATCGTTAAGAAGTCCTTCATTCTAAACCATGTTTTCTTTAAAATATTTTTAATTTGAGGACTACGATACGGCGGTATTTCCATCACTAAACCGGTTTTTTCACCTTTTAAAATCTTATTTAACACATATCCTGAAAAGAAAACTATTCCAGTAAGGCATGCGAATAATAATAACACCGGTATTAAACCTATGTATGAGCCTACAACACCGAGGAGGATCGATATTCTAGCAGAGCAAGGGATCAACGTGATTATAAAAGAGGCTATCACCCGCTCTCTTTTAGTTTCTAAAATTCTTGTACTCATAATAGCCGGTACACTGCATCCTAACCCCATCATAAGCGGTATCACTGATTTACCGTGCAAGCCTAGTTTATGCATAACACTATCAGCTAGAAAGGTTATTCTAGCAAGATACCCGGTGTCTTCCATTAAACCTAAAATTATATAAAAAGTGAAAACGTAAGGTAAAACTATTGATAAAGTTGCTTCAACACCGAGAGTTAAACCTTGAATAAATATTATGTTAACCATATTATTTGAGATAATACTTGATATCATAGCTATCAACGGTGTTATTGTAGCAGCCCAGCCGAGTTTAAAAAGTTCCTCTAATAAGCTGCCGCCGAAGACTAGAAAAGAAAATAGACCTATTAAAATAGCAATCGCTATAGGTATCCCGGTTAACGGTCTAGTTGTAATTACATTTAATTTCTCTTTAAAGCTTTGAACAGGCTTATGAACCTCTTTCACAATGCTAGCTATATGCGCTGCTAAAGCATTTCGCTCTTTCATGATTCGCACTGTAGAGTTTTCACCGTGCGCTGCTTCAATTAAACCGGCTAGTTTAACAGCCTCCTCGTATACGATTTGAGAAGCAGCTTTAACTTGGTCTATTATAAAAGGGTCTTTTTCCAGTAGTCTAATAGCTATCTCTCTTTCTGAAAGATTAAAAACGCTTCTAAAATTATTGCTTACAAGTAACAGCTCCAAAGATTCAATTACGTTCTCAACATCCTTACCGAACTTGAATCTAGCAGGTTTCAAAACAGTTTTACTCTCATATACTAGGATAACAGTTTTTATAAGCTCCTCTAAACCGTAGCCGCGAACAGCGATAGTCGGCACTACAGGTATACCTAAAAGCTGGTGAAGCTTACCGTAGTTTATTTTTATTCCCTTCTTTTCAGCTTCATCAATCATATTCAAGCATACAATCATTGGAACTTCAAGCTCTAGTAATTCCAATGTTAGAATAAGGTTACGTTCAAGGTTAGAAGCGTCAACCACATTTATTATTATAGCTTTATCCTTCAACTCAAGTATTTTATTGCGCGTCACTATCTGTTCGGTGGAGCTTGTTCCGAGAGAATAAATACCGGGTAGATCTAATATTTTAAACTTGAATTCTTTAAACTTAGAAAAACCTTCTGTAAAATCTACCGTTGTCCCCGGGTAGTTTGAAACAGTAACACCCATACCCGTGATAGAGTTAAATAAAACAGATTTACCGATATTAGGGTTACCCACTAGGAGGATTATAGGAGTGTTATTAGAATCCATTTAAACCACTTATATATGAAGATGAGATTAAAATTTCATGTTTAAATCTTCACAGTTTTTTTACAAGTATACGATGCGTTATATTTCTACTTAACGCTACTTCAAAACCGCTTATCTTCAATATTGTTGTTCCACCGAATCTTGATTTTGCCATCACTTCCGCTTTAACACCTGGGATTATACCTATGCAGAGAAGCTGCCTTTCAATATTAGGGTTACCGGGGAGAATTTCAACCACTTCAACCGTAGCAGGCGGGTCCACCTCCATGAGACGTTTAAACTGGCTTTCACCAGCTCTCTCATCTACTATAAAAGCGCTTTCTTTAACAGTGGGTTCTGGAAGGGAGAAATTACCTTTATCATGGATTAATTTTATAATCTCTCTACCTTTATTAGTAAGATGGATTCTTCCCCTCCAGTTAACCTTTATTAAATTCATTTCTTCAAGTATTCGAAGAGTATTCATAAAATCTTCTCTATCAGATAAATTTAAGTTTCTTTGAATTTGATCTAATGAAAAATTTTTACTGGAGAATTCTAACTTATATATTTCTTCAAGCATTTTACATAATCCTTTGTATTCAAGTTTATCCATATAAATCACTAGAACTCGTGGTAAAGCCGAAATATATTTATATAGTGTTGTTTATAAAGATTTCGTATAGCCGAAATGTTTTATTCGTATAACCGAATAAATGATGAAAATGAAAAGAGAAGATAATTTAACCGACATGGCTGAAGATTACATAGCAGTTATTTACAGACTCTACGAAAAAAAGAATACACGAGTAAAAATCTCAGAGCTTACAAAATACATACCAAGCTCACCTAGCACGATCACGGAAATGATACAAAGATTAGCTGCTAAAAAATATTTAGAGTATGAACCTTTTAAAGGGGTTAAGCTATCTCAAAAGGGCGTAAAGCTAGCTGAAAAAATATTGAGAAGGCATAGAATAATTGAAAGATTTTTAACAGATATTTTAGATTTAAACCCTGCTGACGCTCACATTGAAGCTTGCAAATTAGAGCACAGCGTTTCCCCTGTAATCGAGGAGAAGCTTTACCAGGTTTTGCATAAACCAGCCACATGCCCACATGGAAACGAAATAGATACAAGAATAAAAGAACAGCGCCTAGTCGACATGTACAGTTTAGATGTTAATGAAAAGGCGGTTATAAAAAAATTTTTAGATGAGAGAGAAGAAGTCTTAAAATCGATATACAGTCTAGGATTAAAAATAGGAGAAATTTTCAAAATCACAAGTAAAGATGAGCATAGAATACTAGTAAACCTAGAAAACCGTAAGCCAACTCTACTAGATCGCAGATTAGCTGAAACAATACTGGTTGAAAAAATTATTTAACAGTTTTTTTAGCGATTAAAGCAGCGCATATCCCCGCTGATATCCCATTATCAATGTTAACTACTAGAAGACCTGTCGAACATGATTGAAGCATAGAATATAAAGCAGCCTTCCCTTTCCCTCCTTCACCATAACCTGTTGAAACAGGAACACCTATCACCGGCACATCTACAAGACCTGCAACCACAGAAGCTAAAGCACCCTCCATACCAGCCGCTACAACAATACACGCAACGTCAGCTTCAATCATTTTTTTGATATAAGGGAAAAGCCTGTGGATACCCGCCACACCCACATCGTAAGCTGAAATCACTGTACAATTCATATATTCTAAGATCATTCTACACTCTTCTGCAACAGGTATGTCACTGCTTCCGGCTGTTATTAAACCTACAGTAGGCTTCCTTTCACTACTCCTCACTTTATTATTAACAACGATAATCATTCTCGCCTTCTCATTTAAGATGAGTTTCTCCTCCGGGATAATACTCTTCACCGCTTCAAACTGTTCTTTATTCAACCTAGAAATAATGATATCTCTCCCTTTAGAGTCGAGCACTCTAATTATTTCTATCAGATCACTTGTAGCCTTCCCTTCAGCTAATATTATTTCAGCCACACCTTTGCGAACAGATCTGTTAACGTCAATAACCGCGACTTCACCGATTTTTTCAACAGCGTCCGCTTTCAAAAGTTTCTCCGCTTCTTCTAAAGATATTTGACCGCGCTTATATCTTTCTAAAATATCTTTAATATTCATATTCAACCACTAAATTTT comes from the Candidatus Odinarchaeum yellowstonii genome and includes:
- a CDS encoding HAD family hydrolase → MVVKGLIFDLDGTLVKSPGLSLLNKILLETLSELGVDLKNISLEEFWCSGRRHRRLLEAWGVSDPIVFWRVFDEKDYNLRYQLIKSGVITVFEDVAVLQKLALNYKLGLVSNSSRKVVELELDVFNLRSLFNAIIILGTENQDYAKPEPQGILWCLKKLGLRRDEVVFIGDLEIDLEAGLKAGVKTFRIIRDRLEKIDKSEFTIHSLYELYSKINF
- the larB gene encoding nickel pincer cofactor biosynthesis protein LarB, which codes for MNIKDILERYKRGQISLEEAEKLLKADAVEKIGEVAVIDVNRSVRKGVAEIILAEGKATSDLIEIIRVLDSKGRDIIISRLNKEQFEAVKSIIPEEKLILNEKARMIIVVNNKVRSSERKPTVGLITAGSSDIPVAEECRMILEYMNCTVISAYDVGVAGIHRLFPYIKKMIEADVACIVVAAGMEGALASVVAGLVDVPVIGVPVSTGYGEGGKGKAALYSMLQSCSTGLLVVNIDNGISAGICAALIAKKTVK
- a CDS encoding ferrous iron transport protein A, coding for MDKLEYKGLCKMLEEIYKLEFSSKNFSLDQIQRNLNLSDREDFMNTLRILEEMNLIKVNWRGRIHLTNKGREIIKLIHDKGNFSLPEPTVKESAFIVDERAGESQFKRLMEVDPPATVEVVEILPGNPNIERQLLCIGIIPGVKAEVMAKSRFGGTTILKISGFEVALSRNITHRILVKKL
- a CDS encoding PAC2 family protein, with product MDEFKIKQLLKVDSETLKNPIAIVGMPGIANVGKNVVLTCVEYLKAEKILEIFFPDFPAQVLVDANSTLSIPSATVYYYKGRDVERDLFFLTGDYQPSTTKGIYEFSERAAKIFYNFRVKLIIAAGAFMTNTQVLTPKIHVSATTPETLRLFLSYKDAVIMDYGTISGANGLIPVIAYKRFGIEGACLLADTNPLGMIDPLASKTIIELLNEVFNLNIDLKGLLAQIKNMEEILAEIKTQFAQRKPSEDLTRQSYIS
- the pelF gene encoding GT4 family glycosyltransferase PelF, which gives rise to MKNLRVCIVTEGTYPYVIGGVSSWVHRLITQLKHIKFDILAIVPPGELKEKYQIPQNIENIYSIPISDEQKFTQPQFKKGEYYEKYIRAVKWLHQYFNEEDFNNASEYLVKLHTLLENEKPRFWASKPGWEYLREQYYKRKDSPSMIEWILAWKDTHIPMLNLISSRIPEADIYHGTNSGYAGLLAVIGGLKYNKPSIITDHGIFLRERLMELTKAKVKGLAEEMWLDVLTGLTRFIYLNCNLVTSVCNYNVNWVTEKLKIPKDKFKVIYNGVDPERLKPVEVPKPPYRVVGNISRIHPIKDIKMFIKAADLVLKKEGNVKFFVVGPVDDQKYYKECVNLIKKLGLTENFIFTGSRGEDILYWYNLFDIFVLSSISEGFPMSTIEAMACGTPVIVTDVGGAAEPVEGCGYVVPSGDFEQLAQRILEILQNKELAERFSENARRKVVEQFSLQKIMEEYDKVYQQIAKVNYQPTEESQLSSSIS
- a CDS encoding GIY-YIG nuclease family protein, whose translation is MEGSIVRGVYYLLIYVRESFNIKIGSLGYISFKKGFYVYVGSGKGEGNSGELLSRVVRHLRLVKRLRWHVDYLLSSRHVELRGVCIIEDEDLTECELVKKILLKGSPVPGFGSTDCKNKCPSHLIRLYNSC
- the feoB gene encoding ferrous iron transport protein B translates to MDSNNTPIILLVGNPNIGKSVLFNSITGMGVTVSNYPGTTVDFTEGFSKFKEFKFKILDLPGIYSLGTSSTEQIVTRNKILELKDKAIIINVVDASNLERNLILTLELLELEVPMIVCLNMIDEAEKKGIKINYGKLHQLLGIPVVPTIAVRGYGLEELIKTVILVYESKTVLKPARFKFGKDVENVIESLELLLVSNNFRSVFNLSEREIAIRLLEKDPFIIDQVKAASQIVYEEAVKLAGLIEAAHGENSTVRIMKERNALAAHIASIVKEVHKPVQSFKEKLNVITTRPLTGIPIAIAILIGLFSFLVFGGSLLEELFKLGWAATITPLIAMISSIISNNMVNIIFIQGLTLGVEATLSIVLPYVFTFYIILGLMEDTGYLARITFLADSVMHKLGLHGKSVIPLMMGLGCSVPAIMSTRILETKRERVIASFIITLIPCSARISILLGVVGSYIGLIPVLLLFACLTGIVFFSGYVLNKILKGEKTGLVMEIPPYRSPQIKNILKKTWFRMKDFLTIALPLIIIGSVILGTLSYLNLLAYISSVFAPVTVMLLGLPAVTGVVFIFGVLRKELAAIMLMEVLGTTNLLTVLTPVNLIVFALVTSLYIPCIATFAVIGRELGLKYVFIIPAATILIAVIVGSLANAILTLVL
- a CDS encoding 2-isopropylmalate synthase; this encodes MPFSFNNLPEKVYIFDTTLRDGEQTPGVALTIDEKIEIAHLLDELRVDVIEAGFPIASEGEAKAVQKIANEGLKAKICALARTKKEDIDKAIDCGVSRIHTFIATSEIHMKYKLHMEPSQVLEKAVWAVEYIKDHGIEVEFSAEDATRTRLEFLKEVFTKVTEAGASYLDIPDTVGVAIPIAMKKIVSEVRTITKANISVHCHNDMGLAVANTLAGIEEGAIQPHCCVNGLGERAGNAALEEVAVALKYMYGVKLNLDYSKIYETSQKIMRLTGVPLAPNKAVVGANAFSHESGIHAHGVIESPMTYEPISPEDIGAKSRILAGKQSGAHGIGKILENLGFKYTPEQLKLIVEKIKMLGDKGITVTEADISSIARSVIQSLPPHMKKIKLEDILVVTGNKINPTATVKLHIGGKPVIVAANGVGPIDAAINAIRNASEEVAPFKLKEFRLEAITGGTQAVAETIVTIEDEKKRSFTSRGSSEDIVIAGVEAIIEAINKLMAES
- a CDS encoding metal-dependent transcriptional regulator; its protein translation is MMKMKREDNLTDMAEDYIAVIYRLYEKKNTRVKISELTKYIPSSPSTITEMIQRLAAKKYLEYEPFKGVKLSQKGVKLAEKILRRHRIIERFLTDILDLNPADAHIEACKLEHSVSPVIEEKLYQVLHKPATCPHGNEIDTRIKEQRLVDMYSLDVNEKAVIKKFLDEREEVLKSIYSLGLKIGEIFKITSKDEHRILVNLENRKPTLLDRRLAETILVEKII